TCAGTGTTGGAGGCACCACCGAGTATATAAAAGACAGCACCAGGTCCAGAGATCGAGATGAGATGGAGGGGGGCTTCAGGTAGGCAAACATCACAGTGCTGACAAAGAGGGAGACCacggccaggtgagggaggcacgtggagaaggctttgtgccgtccctgctcagagggcatcctcagcccggccctgaagatctgcacataggacacaacaatgaatacAAAGCACCCAGAGGctaaacaaaaactgaaataaataatccCAGTTTCCCTGAGGTAGTCTGAAtctgagcaggagagcttgaggatctggGCTACTTCACAGAAGAACTGGTCCACAACATTACTAAGGCAGAAAGACATAGAAAATGtattggcagtgtgcagcagggaatagagaagcccagtggcccaggcagctgctgccatggtggcacaagctctgcttcCAAACAGagtcccgtagtgcaggggcttgcagatggcaacgtagcggtcataggacatgatggtgagaaggGAATATTCTgcaccaaagaaaaataataaaaagaagacctgtgcagcacatcctgagtaggagatgtccctggtgtcccagagggcattggccatggctttggggagagtggtggagatgcagcccaggtcgaggagggcgaggttgagcaggaagaagtacatggggctatgcaggcggtggtggcaggctacggctgtgctgatgaagccgttgcccaggagggcagccaggtagatgcccagcaagagccagaagtgcaggagctgcagctgccgcgtgtctgccaacgccagcaggaggaactcgctgatggagctgctgttggggcATTT
This region of Meleagris gallopavo isolate NT-WF06-2002-E0010 breed Aviagen turkey brand Nicholas breeding stock unplaced genomic scaffold, Turkey_5.1 ChrUn_random_7180001955044, whole genome shotgun sequence genomic DNA includes:
- the LOC100544939 gene encoding olfactory receptor 14C36-like is translated as VLVPRGSKCPNSSSISEFLLLALADTRQLQLLHFWLLLGIYLAALLGNGFISTAVACHHRLHSPMYFFLLNLALLDLGCISTTLPKAMANALWDTRDISYSGCAAQVFFLLFFFGAEYSLLTIMSYDRYVAICKPLHYGTLFGSRACATMAAAAWATGLLYSLLHTANTFSMSFCLSNVVDQFFCEVAQILKLSCSDSDYLRETGIIYFSFCLASGCFVFIVVSYVQIFRAGLRMPSEQGRHKAFSTCLPHLAVVSLFVSTVMFAYLKPPSISSRSLDLVLSFIYSVVPPTLNPLIYSIRNRELKDALRNHRIILSYIRKH